In one Bactrocera tryoni isolate S06 chromosome 5, CSIRO_BtryS06_freeze2, whole genome shotgun sequence genomic region, the following are encoded:
- the LOC120778293 gene encoding serine-arginine protein 55-like, whose amino-acid sequence MSSSRVYVGGLPYGVREKDLERFFKGFGRTRDILLKNGYGFVEFEDSRDADDAVYEMNGKELMGRRIAVEQAKSTARGSNRDRYDGGRRGGRYNERGRNTRFGPPQRTEYRLIVENLSSSVSWQDLKDYVRTAGEVTYCDAHKKRRNEGVVEFASSSDMRRAIEKLDDTELNGRRIRLIEDRRGGRSGGGRGRSRSHSRSVSRRRSRSKSARSSRSRSRSKSRSKSKSPVKSRSRSRSRTKKSRELSKSRSRSRSPKRLRKDASRERSKSPRQSRSKHGSRSPSKSRGSSRDRSRSRSPSKTRDDSRRRDRSKSRSVSKSRGDSRKRDRSRSRSHRSSRSRHDSRSPSRGSRDHSRDRSISRSRSVSSRKGKASRNRSESVDK is encoded by the coding sequence ATGAGCAGCTCTAGAGTTTACGTCGGTGGATTGCCGTATGGAGTACGGGAAAAAGATTTAGAACGATTCTTCAAAGGTTTCGGTCGAACAAGAGATATTTTGCTAAAGAATGGTTATGGCTTTGTAGAGTTCGAGGACTCACGTGATGCCGATGATGCCGTTTATGAGATGAACGGGAAAGAGTTAATGGGCCGCAGAATCGCAGTGGAACAGGCGAAAAGTACAGCACGTGGTAGTAATCGCGACCGTTATGATGGCGGCCGTCGCGGTGGACGTTACAACGAAAGGGGTAGAAATACACGTTTTGGTCCACCACAACGCACCGAATATCGTTTGATTGTGGAAAACTTATCTAGTAGCGTGAGCTGGCAAGATCTAAAGGATTATGTGCGGACAGCCGGCGAAGTGACCTACTGTGATGCACACAAAAAACGACGTAATGAAGGTGTTGTAGAGTTTGCCTCATCATCAGATATGCGGCGCGCCATAGAGAAGTTGGATGATACTGAGCTAAATGGTCGTCGTATACGTTTAATTGAAGATCGTCGCGGCGGTCGAAGTGGAGGCGGTCGTGGTCGGTCGCGTTCACATTCACGCTCTGTTTCACGTCGTCGTTCACGCTCAAAATCTGCACGTTCGTCACGTTCACGTAGTCGTTCGAAATCACGTTCAAAATCGAAGTCACCAGTAAAATCGCGTTCTCGTTCACGTTCGCGTACAAAGAAATCTCGTGAGCTCAGCAAATCACGTTCACGCTCGCGCTCTCCCAAGCGTTTACGCAAAGATGCTTCACGGGAACGCTCTAAGTCACCACGACAATCGCGTTCCAAACATGGGTCGCGCTCACCATCCAAATCTCGAGGTAGCTCTCGTGATCGTTCCAGATCGCGCTCACCATCTAAAACACGCGATGACTCTCGTAGACGTGATCGTTCCAAATCGCGCTCAGTATCTAAGTCACGTGGTGACTCTCGTAAGCGTGATCGTTCTCGATCCAGATCGCACCGATCATCGCGCTCACGACATGATTCACGCTCACCATCTCGTGGATCTCGTGATCATTCACGCGACCGTTCCATCTCTCGATCCCGCTCAGTTTCATCGAGAAAGGGTAAAGCATCGCGTAATAGGAGTGAAAGTGTGGATAAATAA